The Niastella koreensis GR20-10 genome includes a window with the following:
- a CDS encoding sugar-binding domain-containing protein produces the protein MKRTYFLVLLMWMPVLLRAQQNFNADWHFYKGDVPGAEKPAFNDASWRTLSVPHDWGIEGPFSKEWASGTGYSPGGIGWYRKTFSFEPEWKGKQVSIYFDGVYKNSEVWINGHYLGKRPNGFIPFQYELTQYLVPGNNTIAVKVDHTDFADSRWYTGSGIYRNVYLIAKDPVHINQWGVAFSTPVVSITSAAVNVKATVTNGTNANKKVTVMYSLINTRMDTAGKSQKIITVAPNATAVGDCSFTVSNPALWSIDHPNTYMLKVTLLLEGKKIDEWDSEVGIRSIRFDANKGFFLNGEPTKIQGVCIHDDAGVLGVAVPEEVWVRRLHTLKEGGCNALRLSHNPHADYLYRLCDELGFVVMDEAFDEWEAGKNKWIRGWNNGTPGKDGYHTYFKEWSDRDLRDMILRNRNHPSIIMWSIGNEIDYPNDPYTHEILNTGNNPQIYGRGALPDHPPAARLGEISRHLVQVAKQYDTTRPVTAALAGVVMSNTTSYPTNLDIVGYNYQEYRYAADHQQYPNRVIYDSENGMRLSAWDAVENNPYIAGQFLWTGIDYLGEAGTWPNRSNQAGLLDLGGFPKPEYYFRQSIWTKEPMIYMGTAPIPKSEDNGIWSHKQAAPVWDGTDGDSIRVNCFTNCGEAELFLNGQSLGKRTLADARNRILFWNTIYHPGELVVKGYQDGKQVAQYMLNTTGKATAIKANVYKEQGKEPLFYQRADRLKQIEVTITDEKGQKVYPAENPITVSITGAATLKGIENSDANDVSDYHAATRKAKHGALIVYVLQKSDKEKYEVKLESPGLEPILLKFN, from the coding sequence ATGAAACGGACTTATTTTTTGGTTTTATTGATGTGGATGCCGGTACTCCTTCGTGCCCAGCAAAATTTCAATGCAGACTGGCATTTTTATAAAGGCGATGTGCCGGGTGCAGAAAAGCCTGCCTTTAATGATGCCAGCTGGCGTACGCTGAGTGTACCACACGACTGGGGCATCGAGGGCCCGTTCAGTAAAGAATGGGCCAGCGGTACCGGTTATTCACCCGGTGGCATTGGCTGGTATCGCAAAACTTTTTCGTTTGAACCGGAATGGAAAGGAAAACAGGTTTCCATTTATTTCGATGGCGTGTACAAGAACAGCGAGGTATGGATCAATGGACATTATTTAGGCAAACGTCCAAACGGGTTCATTCCGTTTCAGTACGAGCTTACGCAATACCTGGTACCTGGCAACAATACCATTGCCGTAAAAGTTGACCATACCGATTTTGCCGATTCAAGATGGTACACCGGTTCCGGCATTTATCGCAATGTATACCTGATTGCCAAAGACCCGGTGCACATTAATCAATGGGGCGTGGCATTCAGCACCCCGGTAGTGTCAATCACCAGTGCCGCTGTGAATGTAAAAGCAACTGTGACCAACGGCACAAATGCAAACAAAAAGGTCACAGTAATGTACAGCCTCATTAATACGCGTATGGATACGGCAGGTAAATCACAAAAAATAATAACCGTTGCGCCCAATGCAACAGCTGTTGGCGATTGTTCATTTACCGTTTCCAACCCGGCATTATGGAGTATCGATCACCCAAACACCTACATGTTAAAGGTGACGCTTTTGTTGGAAGGTAAAAAGATAGATGAATGGGATTCCGAAGTAGGGATCCGTTCCATCCGGTTCGATGCCAATAAAGGATTTTTCCTGAATGGCGAACCCACCAAAATACAAGGCGTATGCATTCACGACGACGCTGGCGTGTTAGGTGTTGCCGTGCCGGAAGAAGTGTGGGTAAGACGATTACATACCTTAAAGGAAGGCGGTTGTAATGCCTTACGCCTGAGCCATAACCCGCATGCCGATTATTTATACCGGCTGTGCGACGAATTGGGTTTTGTTGTAATGGACGAAGCTTTTGACGAATGGGAAGCAGGCAAAAACAAATGGATCCGGGGCTGGAACAACGGAACGCCGGGCAAAGATGGGTACCATACTTATTTTAAAGAATGGAGCGACCGCGATCTGCGTGATATGATCCTGCGCAACCGCAACCACCCTTCTATTATTATGTGGAGCATTGGCAATGAAATAGATTATCCCAATGATCCCTATACGCACGAGATCCTGAACACCGGTAACAATCCCCAGATTTATGGCCGGGGGGCGTTGCCCGATCATCCGCCAGCTGCCCGCCTGGGTGAAATTTCGCGACACCTGGTACAGGTAGCCAAACAATACGATACCACGCGGCCTGTAACAGCCGCGCTGGCTGGCGTAGTGATGTCGAACACTACCAGCTATCCAACCAACCTGGATATTGTAGGGTATAACTACCAGGAATACCGCTATGCAGCCGATCACCAGCAATATCCCAATCGCGTCATATACGACAGTGAGAATGGTATGCGCCTCAGCGCCTGGGATGCGGTAGAGAACAACCCGTATATAGCCGGACAATTCCTGTGGACGGGCATTGATTACCTGGGCGAAGCAGGCACGTGGCCCAATCGCAGCAACCAGGCCGGCCTGTTAGACCTCGGCGGTTTTCCCAAACCGGAATACTATTTCCGCCAAAGCATCTGGACAAAAGAACCGATGATCTATATGGGTACGGCTCCCATACCCAAATCGGAAGACAATGGCATCTGGAGCCATAAACAGGCTGCACCGGTTTGGGACGGTACCGATGGCGATTCTATCAGGGTGAACTGTTTTACCAATTGCGGGGAAGCTGAATTGTTTTTAAACGGACAATCATTAGGTAAAAGAACCCTGGCCGATGCCCGCAACCGGATCCTGTTCTGGAACACCATATACCATCCGGGCGAACTGGTGGTAAAAGGATACCAGGATGGAAAACAGGTAGCACAATACATGTTGAATACTACAGGCAAAGCAACCGCTATCAAAGCCAATGTATACAAGGAACAAGGCAAAGAGCCACTGTTTTATCAAAGGGCTGACCGGTTAAAACAAATAGAGGTAACCATCACCGATGAAAAAGGACAAAAAGTATATCCCGCAGAAAACCCCATAACTGTAAGCATTACGGGTGCTGCCACGTTGAAAGGAATAGAAAACAGCGATGCCAATGACGTGAGTGATTACCATGCGGCTACCAGAAAGGCAAAACACGGCGCCCTGATCGTATATGTATTACAAAAGTCAGACAAAGAAAAGTATGAAGTGAAACTGGAATCGCCGGGGCTTGAACCAATACTATTAAAGTTTAATTGA
- a CDS encoding SusC/RagA family TonB-linked outer membrane protein, with translation MRQFLQLTFRAACYPFYRIAPPLFLLAFLLLTNLSLFAQTAVTGRVLSGDGPLPGVTVAVKGTQTTTSTDVNGKFTILAPENAILVFTHVNYKAQEMAVTGGNMEITLTPANNSMSEVIVIGYNTQKKATLTGSISVVKGADLVKSPQANVSNSLAGRFSGVILNNRSGEPGYDGSGITVRGLATTGNNDVLVVVDGVPGQIGGLERLNPNDIESISVLKDASAAIYGSRAANGVILVTTKRGRTGKPSISANYNHGFSSPTRLPRMADAKTYAAISNEIAYYNNPAGGMNQQYSAAEIQKFADGSDPLNYPNTDWAKATLKNSTGQDQANVSVAGGSDNVRYYLSTGILGQNGLYKNGANKYNQYSFRSNIDANITKDFKVSLYLSGREEDRQFPTSSSGDIFRSIYRAYSTVPAFYPNGLPSAGIEGNNPAMMATSAGGINRNPGQVFNGILKGSYNISAIKGLSVDAFAAVDRSWYFYKSFATPYLLYSYNKTTDTYNSRIVGGNNNAASLNEGQKNQTQLTTNFKVNYANSFGPHNFNAFVGYEQSELKRDSFGAARINFPTPQTPELSQGGTAATDRDNAGNSYHYTRKSYLGKLSYNYAEKYLFDAQLRIDGSSTFPAGNQYGYFPSFSAGWRISNESFLHDVSFINDLKVRGSYGVLGNDNVALFQYLNNYSFNTQVVLGPGISPAIDLTKLANKQIHWEEARKTDIALEGVVFNDINFEFIYFRQQRSNILAARNASIPNVTGIVNPYGSDPLVPSENIGKVNSNGLEATLGYNNRKGKFHYGVSGNFTYAKSKIVFIDEAPAVLSYQKQTGRPLNTYLLYNAAGIFHSTDEIAKYPHLSGAQPGDLILQDYNNDGKITADDQVRSKYGNIPEMTYGILLNADYKSFDISVVFAGQTHVSQFVLPESGTVGNFYSSWADNRWSPSNPNGSYPRVDTRTSASVNGGLYPSTFWLNNASFLRLKNVELGYNVTGPALSKMKMQSLRVYLSAFNLFTITKVKDYDPEGTNYSGQFYPQQRIVNLGVALQF, from the coding sequence ATGAGACAATTTCTGCAACTGACATTCAGGGCAGCCTGTTACCCATTTTACAGGATCGCCCCACCACTTTTTCTCCTGGCCTTTTTATTGTTAACCAATCTGTCGCTTTTTGCGCAAACGGCGGTAACAGGCCGGGTGCTCAGCGGCGATGGTCCCCTGCCCGGCGTAACGGTAGCGGTAAAAGGCACCCAAACCACCACCTCCACCGATGTGAATGGTAAGTTCACCATCCTGGCGCCAGAAAACGCCATCCTGGTTTTTACCCATGTAAATTATAAAGCCCAGGAAATGGCTGTAACCGGTGGCAATATGGAGATCACTTTAACACCGGCTAACAACAGCATGTCGGAGGTAATTGTGATTGGTTACAATACCCAAAAGAAAGCCACGCTCACCGGCTCCATATCGGTGGTAAAAGGCGCCGACCTGGTTAAAAGCCCGCAGGCGAATGTATCCAACTCGCTGGCCGGCCGTTTCTCGGGGGTTATTCTCAACAACCGCAGTGGCGAACCCGGTTATGATGGATCGGGCATTACCGTTCGCGGACTGGCTACTACCGGTAATAATGATGTACTGGTGGTGGTAGATGGCGTACCGGGTCAAATTGGCGGGTTAGAACGTTTGAACCCCAATGACATTGAAAGCATTTCGGTACTAAAAGACGCTTCTGCCGCTATTTACGGCAGCCGCGCCGCAAATGGCGTAATTCTCGTTACTACCAAACGCGGCCGCACCGGCAAACCTTCCATTTCAGCAAACTATAATCATGGGTTCTCTTCCCCCACCCGTTTGCCCAGGATGGCCGATGCAAAAACATATGCTGCCATCAGCAATGAAATTGCTTATTACAACAACCCGGCAGGCGGGATGAACCAGCAGTATTCTGCTGCTGAAATACAAAAGTTTGCCGATGGGTCAGACCCATTGAATTATCCCAATACCGATTGGGCAAAAGCCACGTTGAAAAATTCAACCGGACAGGACCAGGCCAATGTATCTGTAGCAGGCGGGTCTGACAATGTTCGTTATTACCTGAGCACCGGAATACTTGGCCAGAATGGTTTGTATAAGAATGGCGCCAACAAATACAACCAGTATAGTTTTCGTTCGAACATCGATGCCAACATCACCAAAGATTTCAAAGTAAGCCTGTATTTATCGGGCCGCGAAGAAGACCGCCAGTTCCCAACGTCCTCCTCAGGTGATATTTTCCGTTCCATCTATCGCGCTTATTCAACCGTTCCGGCCTTCTACCCCAATGGCCTGCCCTCTGCCGGTATTGAAGGCAACAACCCGGCCATGATGGCAACCAGTGCAGGTGGTATTAACAGAAATCCCGGTCAGGTATTCAATGGCATTTTAAAAGGCAGTTATAATATTTCAGCCATAAAAGGATTATCGGTTGATGCGTTTGCTGCCGTAGATAGATCGTGGTATTTCTACAAATCATTCGCTACGCCTTACTTATTATATTCTTACAATAAAACAACCGATACCTATAATTCAAGGATCGTGGGTGGCAACAACAATGCCGCGTCCCTGAACGAAGGCCAGAAAAACCAAACCCAGCTTACCACCAACTTCAAGGTGAATTATGCCAACAGCTTTGGCCCTCATAATTTCAATGCCTTTGTTGGTTACGAACAATCGGAGCTTAAACGCGATTCTTTTGGCGCTGCCCGCATCAATTTCCCAACGCCGCAAACCCCTGAATTATCACAGGGCGGAACAGCAGCTACCGATCGTGATAATGCGGGTAACAGCTATCACTATACCCGTAAAAGTTACCTCGGCAAACTGTCTTACAATTATGCAGAAAAATACCTGTTCGATGCGCAGCTGCGTATCGATGGTTCCTCCACCTTCCCGGCAGGTAACCAGTATGGTTATTTTCCTTCTTTCTCTGCAGGCTGGCGCATTTCCAACGAGTCGTTCCTGCACGATGTTTCGTTTATAAATGACTTAAAAGTACGGGGCTCTTATGGTGTGCTGGGTAATGACAATGTAGCGCTGTTCCAGTACCTCAACAATTACAGCTTCAATACGCAGGTGGTGCTGGGACCCGGCATATCGCCGGCCATTGATCTTACCAAACTGGCCAATAAACAAATTCACTGGGAAGAAGCCCGCAAAACCGATATCGCCCTGGAAGGTGTAGTGTTCAACGACATCAATTTTGAATTTATTTATTTCCGTCAGCAACGATCAAACATCCTGGCTGCGCGCAACGCCTCTATTCCTAATGTAACCGGTATTGTAAATCCATATGGTTCGGATCCGCTGGTGCCTTCTGAAAACATTGGAAAGGTGAACAGCAATGGCCTGGAAGCCACCCTGGGTTACAACAACCGCAAAGGAAAATTTCATTATGGCGTGAGCGGTAACTTCACTTATGCCAAAAGCAAGATCGTGTTCATAGATGAAGCACCGGCGGTATTGTCGTATCAAAAACAAACAGGCAGGCCGTTAAATACTTATTTACTATACAATGCAGCCGGCATTTTCCACTCTACCGACGAAATTGCCAAATACCCGCACCTGAGCGGCGCACAACCCGGTGACCTGATATTGCAGGACTATAACAACGATGGTAAGATCACCGCCGATGACCAGGTAAGATCAAAATATGGCAACATTCCCGAGATGACTTATGGCATTTTGTTAAACGCCGATTACAAATCGTTTGATATCTCCGTAGTATTCGCCGGTCAAACACATGTAAGCCAGTTCGTGCTGCCCGAATCGGGCACGGTGGGCAATTTTTACAGCAGCTGGGCCGATAACCGATGGAGCCCTTCCAACCCCAACGGCAGTTATCCCCGCGTTGATACCCGCACGTCTGCCTCTGTAAACGGCGGATTGTACCCAAGTACTTTCTGGTTGAACAATGCTTCGTTCCTGCGGTTGAAAAACGTAGAGCTGGGTTATAATGTAACCGGCCCTGCCCTATCTAAAATGAAAATGCAATCCCTGCGGGTATACCTGAGCGCCTTTAACCTGTTCACCATTACCAAAGTAAAAGATTACGATCCGGAAGGTACCAATTACAGTGGACAGTTCTATCCGCAGCAACGCATCGTAAACCTTGGGGTAGCCTTACAATTTTAA
- the bla gene encoding subclass B3 metallo-beta-lactamase translates to MFRKILMFVLVLFVVHASVQAQKLAPLPINNKEWSAPTEPFRIAGNLYYVGTYDLGCYLIATPKGNILINTGLAESVPMIKKNIEQLGFKFSDLKILLTTQAHFDHVAGMAEIKKLTGAKMMVDAKDAKVLADGGNSDYYMGGKGPLYLPVKADKLLHDQDSISLGGTKLVLLHHPGHTQGSCSYLVTVKDDKRSYTVLIANMPTILPDTKMTGMPGYADISKDFAYTLDAMKKLQFDLWVASHASQFNMHEKRKDGAAYNPEAFADRALYDKTLEERTADYKKLTQ, encoded by the coding sequence ATGTTCAGAAAAATTTTAATGTTTGTACTCGTTTTATTCGTTGTGCACGCTTCCGTTCAAGCCCAAAAGCTGGCGCCATTACCTATAAATAACAAGGAATGGTCTGCCCCCACAGAGCCCTTCCGGATTGCCGGTAACCTGTATTATGTGGGCACTTATGATCTCGGCTGTTATTTAATTGCCACGCCCAAAGGGAATATCCTCATCAATACCGGTTTGGCCGAATCGGTACCCATGATCAAAAAGAACATAGAGCAACTGGGTTTTAAATTTTCCGATCTAAAAATCCTGTTGACTACCCAGGCGCATTTTGACCATGTTGCCGGTATGGCTGAAATAAAAAAGCTGACCGGCGCTAAAATGATGGTTGACGCAAAAGACGCAAAAGTACTGGCCGACGGCGGAAACTCCGATTACTATATGGGCGGGAAAGGTCCGTTATACCTGCCGGTAAAAGCAGATAAATTATTGCACGACCAGGATTCTATCAGCCTGGGTGGAACGAAACTCGTGTTGTTGCATCACCCCGGTCATACGCAGGGCTCCTGCAGTTACCTGGTTACAGTAAAGGATGATAAAAGAAGTTATACCGTGTTGATCGCGAATATGCCTACCATTTTGCCCGATACCAAAATGACCGGTATGCCTGGCTATGCAGACATCAGTAAAGATTTTGCTTATACGCTGGATGCTATGAAAAAACTGCAATTCGATCTGTGGGTAGCATCGCACGCCAGTCAGTTTAATATGCATGAAAAAAGAAAAGATGGCGCCGCCTATAACCCCGAAGCTTTTGCTGACCGGGCGTTGTATGATAAGACATTGGAGGAAAGAACTGCTGATTATAAGAAATTGACACAATAG
- a CDS encoding RagB/SusD family nutrient uptake outer membrane protein, translating to MKTIFRNIFYTALSVSVVTSCKKDFLAVQPTDRLSQEYILADSSLFEDYVVGRYVGIRLQDKEGDGTNPGFGRGFEYAMWSSLTDESIYNNDDNTWLVQKGLLAPENTGIAGTIWGRSYRGIRDCNFAISNITNVKMAADHRARLLAELKFIRAFRYQDLIRNYGGVILMGDSAYNLTDNLQDDAFFKRASLKESIDYAVAQLDDAANGLPLDNGDGWLLGRATKGAALALKSRLLLYAASPLYGTGTWQAAVTAAQAVISLNKYNLYTGGYANLFLTNDNGEGIFERLYTKNANHTHLEIANGPNGYGGWGGNLPLQNLVDDYEMDNGKPITDPASGYDANNPYVARDKRFYATILYNGATYRGNTIETFTPGGKDSKDGPDNWNTSKTGYYLKKYMNDAYPLQNPWGNAGFQPWFYIRYAEILLNFAEAANEVYGADVVPSGSTLSARTAINLIRQRPSVGMPALPAGLTQTQMRTAIQYERRVELAFEEHRFYDVRRWKIADVTENKPAGGITVTKSGSTFTYTTKVALDGRHFETKNYWLPIPRTEIQASNNKITQNSGY from the coding sequence ATGAAGACCATCTTTCGAAATATATTTTATACTGCTTTATCTGTATCAGTTGTTACTTCCTGCAAAAAAGACTTTCTTGCTGTTCAGCCTACCGACAGGCTTTCGCAGGAATACATCCTGGCCGACTCATCGCTGTTTGAAGATTATGTGGTTGGCCGCTATGTAGGCATCCGTTTACAGGATAAAGAAGGTGATGGCACCAATCCCGGTTTTGGCCGTGGTTTTGAATACGCCATGTGGAGCTCGCTCACCGATGAATCTATTTACAACAACGACGATAATACCTGGCTGGTGCAAAAAGGGTTACTGGCGCCGGAAAATACCGGTATTGCCGGCACCATCTGGGGACGCAGCTATCGCGGAATCAGGGACTGTAACTTTGCCATCAGTAATATTACCAATGTAAAAATGGCCGCGGACCACAGAGCCCGTTTACTGGCCGAGCTGAAATTCATCCGCGCCTTCCGCTACCAGGACCTTATCAGGAATTATGGCGGGGTAATATTAATGGGCGATTCCGCTTATAACCTCACCGATAATTTACAGGACGATGCCTTTTTTAAACGAGCATCGCTGAAAGAATCCATCGATTATGCCGTGGCCCAACTGGATGATGCTGCCAATGGATTGCCACTGGACAACGGTGATGGCTGGTTACTGGGCCGCGCTACCAAAGGCGCCGCACTGGCCCTGAAATCAAGACTGTTGTTATATGCAGCCAGTCCGCTGTATGGCACCGGTACCTGGCAGGCAGCAGTTACCGCCGCCCAGGCAGTAATTAGTTTGAACAAATACAACCTGTACACCGGCGGGTATGCGAACCTGTTCCTCACCAACGACAACGGCGAAGGGATCTTTGAACGCCTGTATACAAAGAACGCCAATCACACCCACCTGGAAATAGCCAATGGCCCTAATGGTTATGGTGGCTGGGGTGGCAACCTGCCCTTGCAAAACCTGGTTGATGATTACGAGATGGACAATGGCAAACCCATTACCGATCCTGCTTCGGGTTATGATGCCAACAATCCCTACGTTGCGCGCGACAAACGTTTTTATGCAACCATTTTATACAATGGCGCCACCTATCGTGGCAATACCATTGAAACATTTACACCCGGTGGTAAAGACAGTAAGGATGGTCCCGACAACTGGAATACTTCCAAAACCGGTTATTACCTGAAGAAGTACATGAACGATGCCTATCCACTGCAGAATCCCTGGGGCAATGCAGGTTTTCAACCCTGGTTCTATATCCGCTATGCGGAAATATTGCTGAACTTCGCCGAAGCGGCCAATGAAGTATATGGCGCAGATGTAGTACCTTCCGGATCAACCCTGTCGGCCCGTACCGCGATCAATTTAATCAGGCAACGACCCAGTGTGGGCATGCCTGCCCTGCCGGCCGGATTAACACAAACACAAATGCGTACTGCTATTCAATACGAACGCCGGGTTGAACTGGCTTTTGAAGAACATCGTTTTTATGATGTAAGAAGATGGAAGATCGCCGATGTAACAGAAAACAAACCTGCAGGTGGGATCACCGTTACTAAAAGTGGAAGCACGTTTACCTATACAACAAAAGTGGCGCTCGATGGCCGTCATTTTGAGACTAAAAATTACTGGCTGCCTATACCACGCACCGAAATCCAGGCCAGCAATAATAAAATTACACAAAACAGCGGTTACTAA